Proteins from a genomic interval of Sporomusaceae bacterium:
- the whiA gene encoding DNA-binding protein WhiA — protein sequence MSFSADVKNELARVTDGQNCCHVAELAALMRMGGTMLISGHNTVGVNFTTENAAVARKALTLIKRGFGLAVEVVVTRARRLKKANSYHVKVAPSPVVAKLLAELGIMRGEVINAGRDMGLLRKACCRRAYLRGAFLGGGSVSRPEGEYHLELVTGNHDFAKTLVRLLRSFGLPARMTDRKQDFVVYLKDGDAITSLLRIIGAHNALFAFENVRVVKDMRNQVNRLVNCETANLQKTVNAAVRQVESIKLIAARIGFDKLPPSLREAAELRLAHQEATLQELVDLADGQVGKSGMNHRLRKLEQIARDLEGKE from the coding sequence GTGTCATTTTCCGCGGATGTGAAAAACGAGCTGGCCAGGGTGACGGACGGGCAGAACTGCTGCCATGTCGCCGAACTTGCCGCCCTCATGAGGATGGGCGGCACGATGCTTATCAGCGGCCACAATACTGTCGGCGTCAATTTTACGACCGAGAACGCGGCGGTGGCCCGCAAGGCGCTGACCCTCATCAAGCGCGGCTTCGGCCTTGCCGTCGAGGTGGTGGTGACCCGCGCCCGCCGGTTGAAGAAGGCCAATTCGTATCATGTGAAGGTGGCGCCTTCGCCGGTGGTGGCCAAGCTGCTGGCCGAGCTGGGCATCATGCGCGGCGAGGTTATCAACGCCGGCCGGGACATGGGCCTGCTGCGCAAGGCGTGCTGCCGCCGGGCGTATCTGCGGGGCGCGTTCCTCGGCGGCGGGTCGGTGAGCAGGCCGGAGGGGGAGTATCACCTCGAGCTGGTGACCGGCAACCACGATTTCGCCAAGACGCTGGTGCGGCTCTTGAGGTCGTTCGGTCTGCCGGCCCGCATGACCGACCGCAAGCAGGATTTCGTCGTCTATCTCAAGGACGGCGACGCGATAACTTCGCTGCTGCGCATCATCGGCGCCCACAATGCGCTGTTCGCGTTCGAGAACGTGCGGGTGGTCAAGGATATGCGCAATCAGGTGAACAGGCTGGTGAACTGCGAGACGGCCAACCTGCAGAAGACGGTGAACGCCGCGGTGCGGCAGGTGGAGAGCATCAAGCTGATCGCCGCCCGTATCGGCTTCGATAAGCTGCCGCCCAGCCTGCGGGAGGCGGCCGAGCTGCGCCTCGCCCACCAGGAAGCTACGCTGCAGGAGCTGGTGGACCTGGCGGATGGGCAGGTGGGCAAGTCGGGCATGAACCACCGCTTGCGGAAGCTGGAGCAGATCGCCCGCGACCTGGAAGGGAAGGAATAG
- a CDS encoding polysaccharide deacetylase family protein — translation MKLLVKGAAVLAALIVLAAFWAAWPAAGVPMLAYHKVGDTEEAYSVAPADFERQMAYLADKGYTAVTMADLVGHMTAEKPLPPRPVVITFDDGYADNYYTALPIMKKYGMKATVFVVTDFLGERPYMTWDELKALRAAGTEIGSHTLHHRALPELPAAERLRDAALSKDGLEWRLDAPVIFLAYPFGRYDADTTAALRAAGYRAAASTRLGLNNPGDDLYALKRINIPRSSWGMLEFRLRLMRANVYDKLGLQ, via the coding sequence ATGAAGCTGCTGGTGAAAGGCGCCGCGGTCCTCGCCGCGCTTATCGTCCTGGCTGCCTTCTGGGCGGCCTGGCCCGCCGCGGGCGTGCCCATGCTGGCCTACCACAAGGTGGGCGACACCGAGGAAGCTTACAGCGTGGCGCCGGCCGATTTCGAGCGGCAGATGGCCTACCTGGCCGATAAGGGTTATACGGCGGTCACCATGGCCGACCTGGTCGGCCATATGACGGCGGAGAAGCCGCTGCCGCCGCGGCCGGTGGTGATAACGTTCGACGACGGTTATGCCGACAATTATTATACGGCGCTGCCGATCATGAAGAAGTACGGGATGAAGGCGACGGTGTTCGTTGTCACCGATTTTCTCGGCGAGCGGCCGTATATGACGTGGGACGAGCTTAAGGCGCTGCGGGCGGCGGGCACGGAAATCGGCTCGCATACGCTGCACCACCGGGCGCTGCCTGAGCTGCCGGCGGCCGAACGGCTGCGCGATGCGGCGCTGTCGAAGGACGGGCTGGAATGGCGGCTGGATGCGCCGGTCATATTCCTGGCCTACCCGTTCGGCCGGTACGACGCCGATACGACGGCGGCGCTGCGGGCGGCCGGGTACCGGGCGGCGGCCAGCACGCGGCTGGGGCTTAACAATCCCGGCGACGATCTCTATGCCCTGAAGCGGATCAACATCCCCCGCAGCAGCTGGGGGATGCTGGAGTTTCGGCTGCGGCTGATGAGGGCGAATGTGTATGATAAGCTTGGTTTGCAATAG
- a CDS encoding 3-keto-5-aminohexanoate cleavage protein encodes MTKTIITAAITGGIHTPSMSPYLPITPRQIIDDAVSAWKAGAAAVHIHARDPENGRPSPDIATVREIVAGIKQSCDIVICITTGGGLGMSLEQRIAVVPALKPELASCNAGSVDFVLEPAADKLKNPQFDWEIPYLKGTWDMVFSNTYKGIEYYARTMYDNATCPEFEVYDVGMINNVAHLLQRGILRRPIYIQFVMGILGGIPASVENLVFMVKTARDLLGDITWSCCAAGRHQFALTAAAAAMGGNVRVGLEDNLYLRPGVLAKSSGEQVAQIKTIIEAIGRETAGPDEARAILGLKGKEKVGF; translated from the coding sequence ATGACGAAAACCATCATCACCGCCGCCATCACCGGCGGTATCCACACCCCGAGCATGTCCCCCTATCTGCCGATAACCCCCCGCCAGATAATCGACGACGCCGTCAGCGCCTGGAAAGCCGGGGCGGCAGCCGTCCACATCCACGCCCGCGACCCCGAAAACGGCCGGCCGTCCCCCGACATCGCCACCGTAAGGGAAATCGTAGCAGGCATCAAACAAAGCTGCGACATCGTCATCTGCATCACCACCGGCGGCGGCCTCGGCATGTCCCTCGAACAGCGCATCGCCGTCGTCCCGGCCCTCAAGCCCGAACTGGCCTCCTGCAACGCCGGCTCCGTCGACTTCGTCCTCGAACCGGCGGCCGACAAACTCAAAAACCCCCAATTCGACTGGGAAATCCCCTACCTCAAAGGCACCTGGGACATGGTCTTCAGCAATACCTACAAAGGCATCGAATACTACGCCCGCACCATGTACGACAACGCCACCTGCCCCGAATTCGAAGTCTACGACGTCGGCATGATCAACAACGTCGCCCACCTCCTCCAGCGCGGCATCCTCAGGCGGCCCATCTACATCCAGTTCGTCATGGGCATCCTCGGCGGCATCCCCGCCAGCGTCGAAAACCTCGTCTTCATGGTCAAAACGGCCCGCGACCTCCTCGGCGACATCACCTGGTCGTGCTGCGCCGCCGGCCGCCACCAGTTCGCCCTCACCGCCGCCGCGGCAGCCATGGGCGGCAACGTCCGCGTCGGCCTCGAAGACAACCTCTACCTCAGACCCGGCGTCCTCGCCAAATCGAGCGGCGAACAAGTCGCCCAGATCAAAACAATCATCGAGGCCATCGGCCGCGAAACCGCCGGCCCCGACGAAGCGCGGGCCATCCTCGGCCTTAAGGGGAAGGAAAAAGTCGGCTTTTAA
- a CDS encoding TIGR00366 family protein, with translation MANPVAGAPRPARGALHTFVSSFSRWSVRWVPDAMVFVLALTVLVFFMAWGLTKHGPLQLIDDWVKGFWVLLTFAMQMCVLMITGFTVADSKYVRTIIHKLIDIPKTRRATILMYFTFISILWYLHWGIGMMVSIIMGRQLVVRKRGLGIDYIFVAAISYCGIVLANGPSMAAQLLLATPGHFMEKVTGVIPISLTTFDPALLLTNLIMLVTAPFIMLAVAPAKDHAVEISPELAKEFAPQESLPAKDAARTPAERWDRSPLLPVLIAVFGVFWFGRFIAAKGIGSLDLNTLNFIFFMLGLLLHGSANSFMASVQRGVATVGGVIVQFPLYAGIFGIISFSGLATIIADWFVSISTAYTFPFVVFLYSGFLNIFVPSGGSKFVIEAPYILPAAKKLGASLPMTINAYTYGDLWTNLIQPFWALPILGAFKLRFQDILPYGLIMLIWAGAVITFGLLVLPAVM, from the coding sequence ATGGCCAATCCTGTCGCCGGAGCCCCCCGACCAGCACGCGGGGCTCTCCACACCTTCGTATCCTCGTTCTCCCGCTGGAGCGTGCGCTGGGTGCCGGACGCCATGGTTTTCGTCCTGGCGCTCACCGTACTTGTCTTCTTCATGGCCTGGGGGCTGACGAAACACGGTCCCCTGCAGCTCATCGACGACTGGGTCAAGGGCTTCTGGGTACTGCTCACCTTCGCCATGCAGATGTGCGTACTGATGATAACCGGGTTCACCGTCGCCGACTCCAAATACGTCAGAACCATCATCCACAAGCTCATCGACATACCCAAAACGCGCAGAGCCACCATCCTCATGTACTTCACCTTCATCAGCATCCTCTGGTACCTCCACTGGGGCATCGGCATGATGGTCTCCATCATCATGGGGCGGCAGCTCGTCGTCCGCAAGCGCGGCCTCGGCATCGACTACATCTTCGTCGCCGCCATCTCCTACTGCGGCATCGTCCTCGCCAACGGGCCCTCCATGGCCGCCCAGCTGCTGCTCGCCACCCCCGGCCACTTCATGGAAAAAGTCACCGGCGTCATCCCCATCAGCCTGACCACCTTCGACCCCGCCCTCCTTCTCACCAACCTCATCATGCTCGTCACCGCCCCCTTCATCATGCTGGCCGTCGCCCCCGCCAAAGACCACGCCGTAGAAATATCCCCCGAACTCGCCAAAGAATTCGCCCCCCAGGAAAGCCTCCCCGCCAAAGACGCAGCCCGCACACCGGCCGAGCGGTGGGACCGCTCGCCCCTCCTCCCCGTCCTCATCGCCGTCTTCGGCGTCTTCTGGTTCGGCCGCTTCATCGCCGCCAAAGGCATCGGCAGCCTCGACCTCAACACCCTCAACTTCATCTTCTTCATGCTCGGCCTGCTGCTGCACGGCAGCGCCAACAGCTTCATGGCCTCCGTCCAGCGCGGCGTCGCCACCGTCGGCGGCGTCATCGTCCAGTTCCCCCTCTACGCCGGCATCTTCGGCATCATCTCCTTCTCCGGCCTCGCCACCATCATCGCCGACTGGTTCGTCTCCATCTCCACCGCCTACACCTTCCCCTTCGTCGTCTTCCTTTACTCCGGCTTCCTCAACATCTTCGTCCCCTCCGGCGGCTCCAAATTCGTCATCGAAGCCCCCTACATCCTCCCGGCCGCCAAAAAGCTGGGCGCCAGCCTGCCGATGACCATCAACGCCTACACATACGGCGACCTGTGGACCAACCTCATCCAGCCCTTCTGGGCCCTGCCCATCCTCGGAGCCTTCAAGCTCCGCTTCCAGGACATCCTGCCCTACGGCCTCATCATGCTCATCTGGGCGGGAGCCGTCATCACCTTCGGCCTCCTCGTCCTGCCGGCAGTAATGTAG
- a CDS encoding sigma 54-interacting transcriptional regulator codes for MCADAVQPPVPPGKPLEQNRHLLAAGELVLDFVYRTVAAVIEPAAYFEIVLADLSGEVVLSRATVPACCLYPAGSRLDAAFTAVESPCAFERFTAGGRPISCTVAPLAAGRQARSGLLAVLVEDRPPIAGETVEAWALLIANRSHLSLSVDKALTHNEQMLRIMNTIQDGFMAADRSGVVTFLNRAGEEIFGMDAKDIVGRHMVDAFKFEPQLLNVLATGVGWADREFHITLPHGRQLHLIKTAIPVFGDNNEVIGVIDTFRKFTKIQRLVNDLAGRSLLTFDDLIAESQAMKTAIAQARKAAANLSPVLLQGESGTGKEIFAQAIHKASDRADGPFIVIDCSAIPRELIESELFGYVEGAFTGGSKGGRPGKFELASGGTVLLDEIGEMPLDLQTRLLRVLQNRTVTRLGSAKTLPVDIMIIAATNKDLRREVMNRRFRADLFYRLNIVSISIPPLRARPVDVPVLARHFTRKIGLRMARPGVTPSPEALALLTGYYWPGNVRELENVIERAYNLLEGDSIDPPHLPDEIRFHAGAADGSAGHQPTLRLADAEKELILAALQRAGGNHTQAARLLGIARSTLYEKLRAHSFSSL; via the coding sequence ATGTGCGCGGATGCCGTGCAGCCACCCGTCCCCCCCGGCAAACCGCTCGAGCAAAACCGCCACCTGTTGGCCGCCGGCGAACTGGTGCTGGATTTTGTCTACCGCACCGTCGCCGCGGTGATTGAGCCGGCCGCGTACTTCGAAATCGTCCTTGCCGACCTGAGCGGCGAAGTCGTCCTCAGCCGGGCCACCGTTCCCGCCTGTTGCCTTTACCCCGCCGGCTCGCGGCTGGACGCCGCCTTCACGGCTGTGGAATCCCCCTGCGCCTTCGAGCGCTTCACCGCGGGCGGCCGGCCAATCAGCTGCACCGTCGCCCCCCTCGCCGCCGGCCGCCAGGCCCGTTCCGGGCTGCTGGCGGTCCTCGTCGAAGACCGCCCGCCGATCGCCGGGGAAACGGTCGAAGCCTGGGCGCTCCTCATCGCCAACCGCAGCCACCTCAGCCTGTCGGTCGACAAGGCGCTCACCCACAACGAACAGATGCTCAGGATAATGAACACAATCCAGGACGGCTTCATGGCCGCCGACAGAAGCGGCGTCGTCACCTTCCTCAACCGGGCCGGCGAAGAAATCTTCGGCATGGACGCCAAAGACATCGTCGGGCGCCACATGGTCGACGCCTTCAAGTTCGAGCCCCAGCTTCTCAACGTTCTGGCCACCGGCGTCGGCTGGGCCGACCGCGAATTCCACATCACCCTGCCCCACGGACGCCAGCTCCACCTCATCAAGACCGCCATCCCCGTCTTCGGCGACAACAACGAAGTCATCGGCGTCATCGACACCTTCCGCAAATTCACCAAAATCCAGCGCCTGGTCAACGACCTCGCCGGCCGCAGCCTGCTCACCTTCGACGACCTCATCGCCGAAAGCCAGGCGATGAAAACGGCCATCGCCCAGGCCCGCAAAGCCGCCGCCAATCTCTCCCCCGTCCTCCTGCAGGGCGAAAGCGGCACAGGCAAGGAAATCTTCGCCCAGGCCATCCACAAGGCCAGCGACCGCGCCGACGGCCCCTTCATCGTCATCGACTGCTCCGCCATCCCCCGCGAACTTATCGAAAGCGAACTGTTCGGCTATGTCGAGGGCGCCTTCACCGGCGGCAGCAAAGGCGGCCGCCCCGGCAAATTCGAACTGGCCAGCGGCGGCACCGTCCTCCTCGACGAAATCGGCGAAATGCCCCTCGACCTCCAGACCCGCCTGCTCAGAGTGCTGCAAAACCGCACCGTCACGAGGCTTGGCTCCGCCAAGACGCTGCCGGTCGACATCATGATCATCGCCGCCACCAACAAAGACCTGCGCCGCGAAGTCATGAACCGCCGGTTCCGCGCCGACCTCTTCTATCGCCTCAACATCGTCAGCATCTCCATCCCGCCGCTCAGGGCCAGGCCCGTGGACGTGCCCGTCCTCGCCCGCCACTTCACCCGCAAGATCGGCCTCAGGATGGCCAGGCCGGGAGTGACGCCCTCCCCCGAAGCGCTCGCGCTCCTGACCGGCTACTACTGGCCGGGCAATGTCCGCGAACTCGAAAACGTCATCGAACGGGCCTACAACCTCCTCGAAGGCGACAGCATCGACCCTCCCCACCTGCCGGACGAAATCCGCTTCCACGCCGGCGCGGCGGACGGCTCCGCCGGCCACCAGCCCACGCTCAGGCTCGCCGACGCCGAAAAAGAGCTTATCCTCGCCGCCCTGCAGCGCGCCGGCGGCAACCACACGCAGGCGGCCCGGCTGCTGGGAATAGCGCGCAGCACCCTCTACGAAAAACTCAGAGCCCACAGCTTCTCATCACTGTAG
- a CDS encoding copper amine oxidase — protein MKYISKRLKAAALAAAMAFVFGGPAAAAGPAGLDVLKLPEWQVTSTSYGGKLLLSDSPEMVTGDGILYQDRVAGDVRLFFHHVNATAIPKRLVVLLENAGPAAATVTVHQHGIGGPGYDWMAVGKAAQEAYLAGGSIRQIDVPAGGAATLSPALQAAVVKPNMLVNGIFDFIADGPVTVKVMMLPLDEDVKKFALRAKVLPPDAQKLRGTFEGKDRMLVPMKVYNPQVDGPVALTLADNALDQYVVGIDATTGETVLNYGNYGVVYKLFLPADGRGKTAYYLNPRGGDYAGALGIRYKYAVAPPLPTPTVGTSFGRNKLTDFAHVGTFDGGESLWLTFSPPGASNLPVKLLIVPEN, from the coding sequence ATGAAATACATAAGCAAGCGATTGAAGGCAGCCGCGCTGGCGGCCGCCATGGCGTTCGTTTTCGGGGGCCCGGCCGCGGCCGCCGGCCCGGCTGGCCTTGATGTCCTGAAGCTGCCGGAATGGCAGGTGACTTCGACCTCGTACGGCGGCAAGCTGCTGTTGTCCGACAGCCCGGAGATGGTGACCGGCGACGGCATCCTGTACCAGGACAGGGTGGCTGGCGACGTGCGCCTGTTTTTCCACCACGTGAACGCGACGGCCATTCCCAAGCGGCTGGTGGTGCTGCTGGAGAACGCCGGCCCGGCGGCGGCTACGGTGACGGTGCATCAGCACGGCATCGGCGGCCCCGGCTACGACTGGATGGCGGTGGGCAAGGCGGCCCAGGAGGCATACCTGGCAGGCGGCAGTATCCGCCAGATCGATGTGCCGGCCGGCGGGGCGGCGACGCTTTCGCCGGCGTTACAGGCCGCGGTGGTCAAGCCCAATATGCTGGTGAACGGCATTTTCGATTTCATCGCCGACGGTCCGGTGACGGTCAAGGTGATGATGCTGCCGCTGGATGAGGATGTAAAGAAGTTCGCCCTCCGGGCGAAGGTGCTGCCGCCCGACGCGCAGAAGCTGCGCGGCACGTTCGAGGGCAAGGACCGGATGCTGGTGCCGATGAAGGTGTATAATCCGCAGGTGGACGGCCCGGTGGCGCTGACGCTGGCCGACAACGCCCTCGATCAGTATGTGGTGGGGATTGACGCAACCACCGGGGAGACGGTGCTCAACTACGGCAATTACGGCGTGGTGTACAAGCTCTTCCTGCCGGCCGACGGCCGGGGGAAGACGGCCTATTACCTCAACCCGCGGGGCGGCGACTATGCCGGCGCTTTAGGCATCAGGTACAAGTATGCGGTGGCCCCGCCGCTGCCGACGCCGACAGTGGGCACGTCTTTCGGCCGTAATAAGCTGACCGATTTCGCCCATGTGGGCACATTCGACGGCGGCGAGTCGCTGTGGCTGACGTTCAGCCCTCCGGGGGCGTCGAATCTGCCGGTGAAGCTGCTGATTGTGCCGGAAAATTAG
- the scfA gene encoding six-cysteine ranthipeptide SCIFF: MAKHIVTVNKGSLQSTVKTGGCGECQASCQSACKTSCTVGNQVCQK; this comes from the coding sequence ATGGCTAAGCATATCGTTACCGTAAATAAAGGGTCGCTGCAAAGTACGGTCAAGACGGGCGGCTGCGGCGAGTGCCAGGCGTCGTGCCAGTCGGCCTGCAAGACTTCTTGCACGGTAGGCAACCAGGTCTGCCAGAAGTAA
- the scfB gene encoding thioether cross-link-forming SCIFF peptide maturase: MDIHRFFLNGMHIVLDVNSGAVHVVDKIAYDALDVFDGHNDAAVAAALAGEHGAAAVAEVLAELHALADAGLLFSPAVEVPAVIGDAPLVKSLCLHVAHDCNLRCGYCFAGTGDFGHDRSLMPREMAEKAVEFIIAGSGRRQHCEIDFFGGEPLLNMDTVRHTVAYVRRREAETGKVFKLTLTTNAVLLDEATLAYLNAENISLVLSLDGRREVHDHMRPDAAGNGSWEEALAGAKLAAASRGGKNYYLRGTYTAHNLDFAADVLAMADLGFTELSVEPVIGKDTGYALREEHLPALYAQYEALAAEYLARRRAGKPFEFFHFNLNLDNGPCVAKRLAGCGAGHEYFAVTPDGDLYPCHQFVGRDDYLIGNLTDGIKKPELVRKFRQAHALAKPACRECWARFYCSGGCHANAQLFGGDIAEPYVLGCELQKKRLECAIMIQASLAADKGE; encoded by the coding sequence ATGGATATACATAGATTTTTCCTGAACGGCATGCATATTGTGCTGGATGTGAACAGCGGGGCGGTGCATGTCGTCGATAAGATAGCGTACGACGCGCTGGACGTGTTCGACGGGCACAACGACGCGGCGGTAGCTGCCGCTCTCGCAGGCGAGCACGGGGCGGCGGCGGTGGCCGAGGTGCTGGCCGAGCTGCACGCGCTGGCGGACGCGGGGCTGCTGTTTTCGCCGGCCGTGGAGGTGCCGGCGGTTATCGGCGACGCGCCGCTGGTCAAGTCGCTCTGTCTGCATGTCGCCCACGACTGCAACCTGCGCTGCGGCTACTGTTTCGCCGGCACGGGCGATTTCGGCCATGACCGGAGCCTGATGCCGCGGGAGATGGCCGAGAAGGCGGTGGAATTCATCATCGCCGGCAGCGGCCGGCGGCAGCACTGCGAGATCGACTTTTTCGGCGGCGAGCCGCTGCTGAATATGGATACGGTGCGTCACACGGTGGCGTATGTGCGGCGGCGGGAGGCCGAGACCGGCAAGGTGTTCAAGCTGACACTGACGACCAACGCGGTGCTGCTGGACGAGGCAACGCTGGCGTACCTTAACGCCGAGAATATCAGCCTGGTGCTCAGCCTCGACGGCCGGCGCGAGGTGCACGACCATATGCGGCCGGACGCCGCCGGCAACGGCAGCTGGGAGGAGGCGCTGGCCGGGGCGAAGCTGGCGGCCGCTTCGCGCGGCGGCAAGAATTATTACCTGCGCGGCACGTACACTGCCCATAATCTCGACTTTGCCGCCGACGTGCTGGCGATGGCCGACCTCGGCTTCACCGAGCTGTCGGTCGAGCCGGTGATCGGCAAGGATACCGGCTACGCGCTGCGGGAGGAACACCTGCCGGCGCTGTATGCCCAGTACGAGGCGCTGGCGGCCGAGTATCTGGCGCGCCGCCGGGCCGGGAAGCCGTTCGAGTTTTTCCACTTCAACCTCAACCTCGATAACGGGCCGTGTGTGGCCAAACGCCTCGCCGGCTGCGGCGCCGGGCACGAATACTTCGCGGTGACTCCGGACGGCGACCTGTACCCGTGTCATCAGTTCGTCGGCCGCGACGATTATCTTATCGGCAATCTTACCGACGGCATAAAGAAACCCGAGCTGGTCCGCAAGTTCCGCCAGGCCCACGCGCTGGCCAAACCGGCCTGCCGCGAGTGCTGGGCGCGCTTTTACTGCAGCGGCGGCTGCCACGCCAACGCCCAGTTGTTCGGCGGCGACATCGCCGAGCCGTATGTTTTGGGCTGCGAGCTGCAGAAGAAACGGCTGGAGTGCGCGATCATGATTCAGGCCAGCCTGGCCGCGGATAAGGGAGAATAG
- the hypF gene encoding carbamoyltransferase HypF, protein MHRRRIVITGIVQGVGFRPFVHNLAHRFCLGGWVANDGRGVVIEAEGEPPAVAAFLAALRSEAPPLAVIDAITAETLPPEGGKGFAILASGPAEARLALISPDVATCPDCRAEIADPADRRYRYPFTNCTNCGPRYTIIEDVPYDRVRTTMSSFEMCPACRAEYGDPADRRFHAQPNACPVCGPAYRLLDREGRPLPGDPLAEARRLIAAGKVAAIKGIGGYHLACNALDAGAVAALRARKVREDKPFAVMAGGLEAIRARCLVDAAEEELLAGTARPIVLLAKGPGYDLADAVAPGNPNVGMLLPYAPVHWLLLTPDDVWVMTSGNTSDEPIAYEDDDALARLAGIADFFLAHNRPIFCRADDSVARVFAGRPYILRRSRGFAPAPIRLKGQGPAVLACGGELKNAFCLTRGDLAFMSAHVGDLENMATYNAYTDAIDHYRRLFAVTPEAVAHDLHPEYLATKYAMECGLPRVGVQHHHAHIAAVLAEHGESGPVIGVAFDGTGYGDDGRLWGGEFLLADLKDYTRLAHLAYLPLPGGAQAIREPWRLAAWLLYDLYGADFINKGIPFTRRLPPGWELLLDAASKGLNAPLSSGAGRLFDAAAALLGVRGAINYEGQAAVELELAAAGRRGRVLPYEITAGEPATVDFRPAFAAIADALGQGTPAAALAADFHATMAAAVASVVRRLAAASGVRKVALSGGVFQNVTLLGQVVDLLAKDFTVLLHRRVPANDGGLALGQAAVAIERSR, encoded by the coding sequence ATGCACAGACGGCGGATTGTAATTACGGGCATAGTGCAAGGGGTGGGCTTCCGCCCCTTTGTTCATAACCTTGCTCACCGCTTTTGTCTCGGCGGCTGGGTGGCCAACGACGGCCGCGGGGTGGTCATCGAGGCCGAGGGCGAGCCCCCGGCCGTTGCGGCGTTCCTCGCCGCTCTCCGCTCCGAGGCGCCGCCGCTGGCGGTTATCGACGCGATCACGGCCGAGACGCTGCCGCCTGAGGGCGGGAAGGGGTTCGCCATCCTGGCGAGCGGCCCGGCGGAGGCGCGGCTGGCGCTGATTTCCCCCGATGTCGCGACCTGCCCGGACTGCCGGGCGGAGATCGCCGACCCGGCCGACCGCCGGTACCGCTACCCGTTCACCAATTGCACAAACTGCGGACCGCGTTACACCATCATCGAGGATGTGCCCTACGACCGGGTGCGCACGACGATGTCGTCCTTCGAGATGTGCCCCGCCTGCCGGGCCGAGTACGGCGATCCGGCCGACCGGCGGTTCCACGCCCAGCCCAACGCCTGCCCGGTGTGCGGTCCGGCGTATCGCCTGCTGGACAGGGAAGGCCGCCCGCTGCCGGGCGACCCGCTCGCCGAGGCCCGCCGGCTGATTGCCGCCGGGAAGGTGGCGGCTATCAAGGGCATCGGCGGCTATCATTTAGCCTGTAATGCACTTGATGCCGGGGCGGTCGCCGCCCTCAGGGCCCGCAAGGTCCGCGAGGACAAGCCGTTCGCCGTTATGGCCGGCGGCCTGGAGGCCATCCGGGCCCGCTGCCTGGTGGACGCCGCCGAGGAGGAGCTGCTTGCCGGGACGGCCCGGCCGATTGTGCTGCTCGCCAAAGGGCCGGGCTACGATTTGGCGGATGCGGTGGCTCCCGGCAACCCGAATGTGGGGATGCTGCTGCCGTATGCCCCCGTCCACTGGCTGCTGCTGACGCCGGACGACGTGTGGGTGATGACGAGCGGCAACACGAGCGACGAGCCGATCGCCTACGAGGACGACGACGCCCTCGCCAGGCTGGCCGGTATCGCCGACTTTTTCCTTGCCCACAACCGGCCGATTTTCTGCCGGGCCGACGATTCGGTGGCCCGCGTCTTCGCCGGCCGGCCGTATATCCTCCGCCGCAGCCGCGGGTTCGCGCCCGCGCCTATCAGGCTGAAGGGCCAGGGGCCGGCGGTGCTGGCGTGCGGCGGCGAACTGAAGAACGCTTTCTGCCTGACGCGCGGCGACCTGGCTTTTATGAGCGCCCATGTGGGCGATCTTGAGAATATGGCCACCTATAACGCTTATACGGACGCCATCGACCACTACCGGCGCCTGTTCGCCGTTACCCCGGAGGCGGTTGCCCACGACCTCCACCCCGAGTATCTGGCGACCAAATACGCCATGGAGTGCGGCCTGCCCCGCGTGGGCGTGCAGCACCACCACGCCCATATCGCGGCGGTGCTGGCCGAGCACGGCGAGAGCGGGCCGGTGATCGGCGTCGCTTTCGACGGCACGGGCTACGGCGACGACGGGCGGCTGTGGGGCGGCGAGTTCCTGCTTGCCGACCTGAAGGATTACACCCGCCTGGCCCATCTGGCCTATCTGCCCCTGCCGGGCGGCGCCCAGGCGATCCGCGAGCCGTGGCGGCTGGCCGCCTGGCTGCTGTACGACCTGTATGGCGCAGACTTCATAAACAAAGGTATTCCTTTTACCCGCCGCTTGCCGCCCGGCTGGGAGCTGCTGCTCGACGCGGCGTCCAAGGGGCTGAACGCCCCGCTGTCGTCGGGGGCGGGCCGCCTGTTCGACGCGGCGGCCGCCCTTCTGGGGGTCCGCGGGGCGATAAACTACGAGGGCCAGGCGGCCGTGGAGCTGGAGCTGGCCGCCGCCGGCCGGCGCGGCCGGGTGCTGCCGTACGAGATAACCGCCGGCGAGCCGGCGACGGTCGATTTCCGGCCGGCGTTCGCCGCGATTGCGGACGCGCTCGGCCAGGGGACGCCGGCCGCCGCGCTGGCGGCCGATTTCCACGCGACAATGGCCGCCGCCGTGGCGTCCGTCGTCCGCCGCCTGGCCGCCGCCAGCGGCGTTCGCAAGGTGGCGCTGAGCGGTGGCGTGTTCCAGAATGTTACGTTGCTTGGGCAGGTCGTCGACCTGCTGGCGAAAGATTTCACCGTGCTGCTTCACCGCCGCGTCCCCGCCAACGACGGCGGCCTGGCGCTGGGGCAGGCGGCGGTGGCCATCGAAAGGAGCAGATGA